One segment of Thermincola ferriacetica DNA contains the following:
- a CDS encoding SpoIID/LytB domain-containing protein, translating to MLPMSKALKYAIKKGTIALALMLCASFLSGNTGSAEAAIPKTIRIGVIASTGKAAYKNAGIVKFTVQGNYQVIDAGALPPLNVLGDMEEGSSWQVAYLTTGIQVIRDGQPLIITPGPIVIQEKSHSGSNLVVLQSYTPNGSSETAINKRYRGNMEFKLGSGYLTGINDLPLEEYLYGVVPREMSNNWPIEALKAQALAARTYAVVNYNKRIALGFNLLDTPDDQVYGGYDSEGAQATQAVQETQGEIITYRGEPISAVYHSNSGGHTEDNENVWSGPALPYLRGKPDPYSLKGKFGSWTYETVATGTDALGRLGVQDKLRQIDPNFGTLADIELIKYPSGRVKKIVITDSMGYTIEKTGSEFGKLFNPSFYTYLNEQSFMSNFFSVEFLQQNSLTVVDAAGNTRSVTGQSGLMAVSGDGTVSSLDGGSAGVYGTDGTNTVKLTVFPEQIVFKGHGWGHGVGMSQWGAYQMAKEGKTYRDIITFYYTGVEISK from the coding sequence ATGCTGCCGATGTCCAAGGCTCTAAAGTATGCCATCAAAAAAGGAACAATTGCTCTGGCCCTGATGTTATGTGCTTCATTCCTATCAGGAAATACCGGTTCTGCGGAAGCTGCGATACCGAAAACAATCAGGATAGGTGTTATTGCCAGTACAGGCAAAGCTGCTTATAAAAACGCCGGGATCGTTAAATTTACGGTGCAGGGAAATTACCAGGTCATAGATGCAGGCGCTTTGCCTCCATTGAATGTCTTGGGTGATATGGAAGAAGGCTCTTCGTGGCAGGTAGCTTACCTGACTACCGGAATTCAGGTTATCCGGGACGGACAGCCGTTAATCATTACGCCCGGGCCGATAGTCATACAGGAAAAATCCCATTCCGGCAGCAACCTGGTTGTTTTGCAGAGTTATACGCCTAACGGCAGTAGTGAAACAGCCATAAATAAAAGATACCGCGGGAACATGGAGTTTAAGCTCGGTTCCGGCTATTTAACTGGTATTAACGACTTGCCTTTGGAAGAATATTTATATGGTGTTGTACCTAGAGAAATGAGCAATAACTGGCCGATTGAAGCGCTGAAGGCGCAGGCCCTGGCGGCCAGAACTTATGCTGTTGTCAATTACAATAAAAGAATTGCTCTTGGTTTCAACCTGCTGGATACCCCCGATGATCAGGTTTACGGCGGCTATGACAGCGAGGGGGCGCAGGCTACTCAGGCTGTGCAGGAGACGCAGGGGGAAATTATCACTTACCGGGGGGAACCAATTTCTGCTGTTTACCATTCTAATAGCGGTGGACATACGGAAGATAACGAAAATGTCTGGTCCGGACCGGCGCTGCCTTACCTGAGAGGGAAACCGGACCCATATAGTCTGAAAGGCAAGTTTGGCAGTTGGACCTATGAAACTGTTGCTACGGGAACCGATGCTTTGGGCAGGCTTGGAGTGCAGGATAAGTTGCGGCAGATTGACCCCAATTTCGGTACGTTGGCAGACATTGAACTCATTAAGTACCCTTCCGGCCGGGTGAAAAAGATAGTAATTACTGATTCAATGGGTTATACTATTGAAAAAACGGGTAGTGAGTTTGGCAAGCTATTTAACCCAAGTTTTTATACTTATTTAAATGAGCAAAGTTTTATGTCCAACTTTTTCAGTGTGGAATTCCTGCAGCAAAATTCCTTGACAGTTGTGGATGCAGCGGGGAATACCAGGTCTGTAACAGGCCAGTCAGGCCTGATGGCAGTAAGCGGGGATGGGACAGTCAGTTCCCTGGACGGCGGTTCCGCAGGCGTTTATGGGACTGATGGAACCAACACTGTTAAGTTAACCGTCTTTCCTGAGCAGATTGTTTTCAAGGGCCACGGCTGGGGGCATGGAGTGGGTATGTCCCAGTGGGGCGCTTACCAGATGGCGAAAGAAGGAAAGACATATAGGGATATAATCACCTTTTATTATACCGGAGTGGAAATAAGCAAATAA
- a CDS encoding amino acid ABC transporter ATP-binding protein yields MIHVRNLHKSFGKLEVLKGVNCHIRPNEVVVVIGPSGSGKSTFLRCLNLLEVPTSGEIIVDGHNLTDPHLNINKVREEVGMVFQHFNLFPHMTALQNVALALEKVRKMSKEQAEAMALEMLERVGLKDKASNYPAQLSGGQQQRVAIARALAMKPKVMLFDEPTSALDPEMVGEVLAVMKELAHQMTMVVVSHEMGFAREVGDRVIFMDEGKMLEEGTPQQIFNNPQHERTKAFLSKIL; encoded by the coding sequence GTGATACACGTTCGTAACCTCCACAAAAGTTTTGGTAAACTGGAAGTTTTAAAAGGGGTTAACTGCCATATCAGACCTAATGAGGTGGTAGTAGTCATTGGCCCCAGCGGGTCAGGCAAAAGCACCTTTTTAAGATGTCTTAACCTGCTGGAAGTGCCAACCAGCGGTGAAATAATTGTAGATGGCCATAATTTAACCGACCCGCATCTAAACATCAATAAAGTAAGGGAAGAAGTAGGGATGGTGTTTCAGCATTTCAACCTTTTTCCCCATATGACGGCGCTGCAAAATGTGGCTTTGGCCCTTGAAAAGGTACGGAAAATGTCTAAAGAACAGGCCGAGGCCATGGCTTTGGAAATGCTTGAGCGGGTAGGGTTGAAAGATAAGGCGTCCAATTATCCGGCCCAGTTATCAGGCGGCCAGCAGCAGAGGGTGGCCATCGCCAGGGCTTTAGCTATGAAGCCTAAAGTTATGCTTTTTGACGAACCGACTTCCGCTCTTGACCCGGAAATGGTCGGGGAAGTTTTGGCGGTAATGAAGGAATTAGCCCACCAGATGACAATGGTAGTAGTATCCCATGAGATGGGTTTTGCCCGGGAGGTAGGGGATAGGGTAATTTTCATGGATGAAGGGAAAATGCTGGAAGAGGGTACACCTCAACAGATATTTAACAATCCCCAGCACGAAAGAACAAAAGCATTCCTCAGTAAGATTTTATAA
- a CDS encoding anti-sigma factor domain-containing protein translates to MNRMTGVVLEQEGTHVIVLTSTGEFKRIRCRGRLPEIGEEIFLKTNTYRPFVTKFSWIAAAAAILVLALMSPFAAMVNQPPEKAVAWITVDINPSLELTISNRERIISAIGLNNDGRKLLKRVDIIGMKPEEALIALTDEATNMGYIKQAKENNVVISVASADKGFNSQELEQKLVAATQDVLSEKRMAAVVQTVKVTPEFREKAKKKEISTGKYAVLIEAVNSGILISEDEIKDNSITDAIKKAGGKPEEILQKAHEEKIEQLPEKEKKYLMIAGRIDRNRSSKEEQGKDKPAAAEDGKNTSGNNEDQTLTKDNPARENDTEKPGNEQGNSGAKPAEQNEKPAAGGPGTQKPADTGNSTNNDSQRETNTTIIIDNNTRNRDNSMN, encoded by the coding sequence ATGAACAGAATGACGGGAGTTGTTTTGGAACAGGAAGGTACACATGTGATTGTATTGACTTCGACGGGTGAATTTAAGCGTATAAGGTGTCGGGGAAGGCTGCCGGAAATAGGCGAAGAAATATTCTTAAAAACCAATACGTATAGACCCTTTGTAACAAAATTTTCCTGGATTGCAGCTGCCGCCGCCATTCTGGTCTTGGCCCTGATGTCTCCTTTCGCTGCTATGGTAAATCAACCACCAGAAAAAGCTGTTGCCTGGATAACCGTTGATATAAATCCCAGCCTGGAGCTTACCATAAGCAACAGAGAACGTATAATCAGCGCCATTGGTCTTAACAATGACGGGCGGAAACTGCTGAAACGGGTTGACATTATAGGTATGAAACCTGAAGAAGCTCTCATTGCATTGACCGATGAGGCCACCAATATGGGTTATATCAAGCAGGCAAAGGAGAATAACGTGGTCATTTCGGTGGCCAGTGCCGATAAGGGTTTTAACAGCCAGGAACTTGAACAAAAACTGGTGGCAGCCACCCAGGACGTGCTGTCAGAGAAGCGAATGGCAGCAGTTGTACAGACTGTGAAGGTAACGCCGGAATTTCGTGAAAAAGCCAAAAAGAAAGAAATCTCTACTGGAAAATATGCGGTACTGATAGAAGCTGTTAATTCCGGTATATTGATCAGCGAAGATGAAATAAAAGACAACAGTATAACCGACGCTATCAAAAAGGCTGGTGGCAAACCGGAAGAAATATTGCAAAAAGCCCATGAAGAGAAAATAGAGCAATTGCCGGAAAAAGAAAAGAAATACTTGATGATTGCCGGCCGGATCGACAGAAACAGGAGCAGCAAGGAGGAGCAGGGTAAAGATAAACCTGCTGCAGCAGAAGACGGTAAAAATACCTCCGGAAATAATGAAGACCAGACACTTACGAAAGATAATCCTGCCCGGGAAAATGACACTGAAAAACCGGGTAACGAACAGGGGAACAGTGGCGCCAAACCGGCGGAACAAAATGAAAAGCCTGCTGCCGGCGGGCCGGGAACCCAGAAACCCGCTGATACCGGTAATTCGACGAATAATGATTCTCAACGGGAGACCAACACGACCATCATTATCGACAACAATACAAGAAACCGTGATAACAGCATGAATTAG
- a CDS encoding amino acid ABC transporter permease, whose protein sequence is MFTIGAIRYDIIIEYLPMLLKVGVLTTLELTIISVTVGTILGLFISLLRLSKFRPFSIFGSVYVDFFRGTPLLVQIFMIHFAILPLIIPGQYPNIISGLVALSLNSAAYVAEIFRAGIQSIDRGQMEAARSLGMTHGQAMRYVIIPQAFKRVIPALGNEFIAMLKDSSLVSAISVQELAMTGTIIANRTYRPFEPWIVVAILYLIMTLALSQIVAYLERRFGKSDTRS, encoded by the coding sequence ATGTTCACAATCGGAGCAATAAGATACGACATTATTATAGAATATTTGCCTATGTTGCTAAAGGTAGGAGTATTGACCACCCTTGAGCTGACCATTATTTCTGTTACGGTGGGCACAATCCTGGGATTGTTTATCAGCCTCCTGAGATTATCTAAATTTCGTCCTTTTTCTATTTTCGGATCTGTATATGTTGACTTTTTTCGGGGCACACCTTTGCTGGTACAGATCTTCATGATTCATTTTGCCATTTTGCCATTGATAATTCCCGGTCAATACCCAAACATTATTTCCGGTTTGGTAGCGTTAAGTCTCAACAGCGCTGCCTATGTTGCCGAGATTTTTCGGGCGGGTATTCAGTCTATTGACCGCGGGCAGATGGAAGCTGCCAGGTCATTAGGGATGACCCACGGTCAAGCAATGCGCTATGTAATTATTCCCCAGGCATTTAAGAGGGTTATTCCTGCCTTGGGTAACGAGTTTATAGCCATGTTAAAAGACTCATCGCTGGTTTCCGCAATTTCTGTACAGGAATTAGCTATGACAGGTACTATAATTGCCAATCGGACTTACCGGCCTTTCGAACCATGGATTGTTGTAGCTATTTTGTACCTGATTATGACATTGGCCCTTTCACAAATTGTAGCTTACCTGGAAAGGAGGTTTGGCAAGAGTGATACACGTTCGTAA
- a CDS encoding basic amino acid ABC transporter substrate-binding protein: MKKYLKIFVLSILALSLLFAVGCGTKATTEEGKGEDVKTYKVGTDAAYAPFESVDPSGKIVGFDIDVLSAIAEAEGFKVEFINTKWDGILANLATNKMDIIVSAVTIDDERKKEVDFSDPYFESTNYILVPKDSPIKSMVDLKGKKVAVQQGTTGDMAITKFLGKNYDGIKRFGGNPEAFLELKNGRVDAAVADSGVVVEYVKANPDQNLKIVKDEKFPKEYYGIAVKKGNTELLEKINSGLKKIKENGEYDRIYKKWGFQ, from the coding sequence ATGAAAAAGTACCTGAAAATTTTTGTCTTGAGTATCCTTGCGCTGAGTTTGCTTTTTGCTGTAGGATGCGGTACAAAAGCAACTACGGAAGAGGGCAAGGGGGAAGATGTAAAAACCTATAAAGTTGGTACCGATGCTGCTTACGCACCCTTTGAATCTGTTGACCCCAGCGGCAAAATTGTTGGTTTTGATATCGACGTATTAAGCGCTATAGCAGAAGCTGAAGGATTTAAAGTTGAATTTATCAATACCAAATGGGACGGTATTTTGGCCAACTTAGCCACGAATAAAATGGACATTATTGTTTCCGCAGTTACAATCGATGATGAACGTAAAAAAGAGGTTGATTTCAGTGACCCCTATTTTGAGTCAACCAATTACATTTTGGTTCCCAAAGATTCACCTATAAAATCTATGGTTGACCTAAAAGGGAAAAAAGTTGCCGTACAGCAGGGTACTACAGGTGATATGGCTATCACCAAGTTCCTTGGCAAGAATTACGATGGTATTAAGCGTTTCGGTGGCAATCCGGAAGCGTTTCTTGAGCTGAAGAATGGCCGGGTTGATGCTGCAGTTGCCGATTCAGGGGTTGTCGTAGAGTATGTAAAAGCCAATCCTGATCAAAACTTGAAGATTGTAAAAGACGAGAAGTTCCCGAAAGAATATTATGGTATCGCTGTTAAGAAAGGCAACACTGAACTTTTAGAGAAGATAAACAGTGGTTTAAAGAAGATTAAGGAAAACGGCGAATACGATAGGATTTATAAAAAATGGGGCTTTCAGTAG
- a CDS encoding DMT family transporter, with protein sequence MNSRKNQLLADLALVFVTAVWGATFVSVKEAITRVEPFYFLAIRFGIATLLMLLITNKRIVQTTRSTLWKGILIGLALFAGYSFQTFGLQYTTASNAGFITGLSVVIVPVTVTFIQKKPPGIISALGIISATVGLGLLTINATLTFNYGDLLVLFCAFSYALHILLVGKYSPDHDAFILATVQIGTVALASFVAALIKETAPTAEAFNAQVWRAILITAVFATALAFFVQTWTQKYTSPTHTAIIFTMEPVFAAIFAYFIGGESFTLRQGIGAVFILAGMLAAELGGHEKSNERIPEEAAENNLKT encoded by the coding sequence ATGAACAGCAGAAAAAACCAACTTTTGGCAGATTTAGCCCTTGTATTTGTTACCGCCGTATGGGGGGCAACTTTTGTATCCGTTAAAGAAGCCATCACTCGTGTGGAGCCTTTTTATTTTCTGGCTATCCGCTTTGGTATAGCCACCTTATTAATGTTGCTCATCACCAATAAACGTATCGTCCAAACTACTCGGTCCACTTTATGGAAAGGTATCCTGATTGGCCTGGCGCTTTTTGCCGGATACTCCTTCCAGACCTTTGGCCTACAGTATACCACCGCTTCCAATGCGGGTTTCATTACCGGCTTATCCGTTGTCATTGTCCCCGTCACTGTTACTTTTATTCAGAAGAAACCCCCTGGCATAATTTCAGCCCTGGGCATTATCAGCGCAACAGTAGGACTGGGGCTTCTGACCATTAATGCCACCCTTACTTTTAACTACGGTGATCTGCTGGTGCTGTTTTGTGCCTTTTCTTATGCGCTGCATATTTTGTTGGTAGGAAAATATTCCCCGGACCACGATGCCTTTATTTTGGCCACAGTACAAATCGGTACCGTGGCATTAGCAAGTTTTGTTGCAGCTCTGATCAAAGAGACAGCTCCAACGGCGGAAGCTTTTAATGCACAGGTATGGCGCGCTATTTTGATCACGGCAGTTTTTGCTACCGCCCTGGCCTTCTTTGTACAGACCTGGACCCAAAAGTATACCTCTCCTACCCATACCGCCATTATCTTTACTATGGAACCCGTTTTTGCCGCTATTTTTGCTTATTTCATCGGTGGTGAATCTTTCACCCTCCGACAAGGAATCGGGGCAGTTTTTATCCTGGCGGGAATGTTAGCTGCAGAACTGGGCGGTCATGAAAAAAGTAACGAAAGGATTCCGGAAGAAGCGGCTGAAAACAATCTTAAAACATAA
- the sigI gene encoding RNA polymerase sigma factor SigI — MGFLFRNSSDKGESSDYKTLVREAKNGNHFARERLIKRYSPFVLKITSKVCGRFVHMGEDDEVSIGLMAFNEAIDCYDDNKNMSFLSFAETVIKRRLVDYFRKEQQNKNAVPLSSFETEDEDESEGTLYHIEAKRSQEVYQQASLAAERKEEIFIYNQKLQEFGLTFAELVKISPKHEDARVRAIEVAHLISRDEEIKEYLLRKKELPLKTIEQRVDISRKTLERQRKYIIAVALILINDFAHLKQYVEKAV; from the coding sequence ATGGGGTTTCTCTTCCGAAATTCTTCTGACAAGGGGGAAAGTTCCGATTATAAAACACTGGTCCGGGAAGCCAAAAACGGTAACCACTTTGCTCGGGAACGGTTAATCAAAAGGTACTCCCCATTTGTATTGAAGATAACCTCGAAAGTATGCGGCAGATTTGTGCATATGGGAGAGGATGACGAAGTAAGTATAGGTCTAATGGCTTTCAATGAAGCTATTGACTGTTATGATGATAATAAAAACATGTCTTTTCTCAGTTTTGCCGAGACGGTCATCAAACGAAGGCTGGTAGATTATTTCCGAAAGGAACAGCAAAACAAAAACGCGGTTCCTTTATCGAGTTTTGAAACTGAGGATGAAGACGAATCGGAGGGTACTCTTTACCACATAGAGGCAAAACGATCCCAGGAAGTTTATCAACAGGCATCTTTGGCTGCAGAAAGAAAAGAAGAAATATTTATTTATAACCAGAAACTGCAGGAATTTGGGTTAACCTTTGCGGAACTGGTAAAGATTTCACCGAAACACGAAGATGCCCGGGTGCGGGCTATAGAGGTGGCGCACCTGATTTCCAGGGATGAAGAAATAAAGGAATACCTGCTTAGAAAAAAAGAGCTGCCTTTGAAAACTATTGAACAAAGGGTCGATATAAGCAGAAAGACACTGGAAAGACAGCGTAAATACATAATTGCCGTGGCATTGATTTTAATCAATGATTTTGCGCATTTGAAACAGTATGTGGAAAAGGCTGTGTAG
- the pduL gene encoding phosphate propanoyltransferase, giving the protein MLSFQVDPRKVDFKKENKWLVPIGVSNHHVHLSKQDIEKLFGPGYELTVAKDLAQRGNFAAKETVNVIGSKGVLERVRIVGPAREETQVELSRTDAVRIGVEPVIRDSGDLEGTPGVVLMGPRGPVIIEKGVIVPRAHIHMAKSKADLLEISDREKVSVLIKGTKVVCYHDVLVRITETGETEFHIDTDEANAAFVDTGDLAMIKHKEIIIKDNYGNIVELGVDNIKFIRGKKPHDYATQEGLRLLRNVFEYPYAMQRLIVEKLLNPNKIAPHKFYLLTALAEDKVVGIATFYYLADANLGYVENIGITPEFRNRGIGSFLYHKVTSILEKEHPDIEGVLLEVRKTCGKDMDNRKSFFLNLGAIPVDTKFYPEEKFKFAEEVLLMFKPLMVDASLNTKTLEKAFHDLAEVLG; this is encoded by the coding sequence ATGCTGAGCTTTCAAGTTGACCCTAGAAAAGTAGATTTCAAAAAGGAAAATAAGTGGTTAGTCCCCATTGGCGTATCAAATCACCACGTCCATTTATCCAAACAGGATATAGAAAAACTGTTTGGACCGGGCTATGAACTTACAGTAGCCAAAGACTTAGCCCAACGTGGAAACTTTGCAGCCAAGGAAACGGTCAATGTTATCGGTTCAAAAGGCGTATTGGAACGGGTGCGTATTGTTGGACCGGCCCGGGAAGAGACTCAGGTAGAGCTAAGCCGTACAGATGCAGTAAGAATTGGCGTTGAGCCGGTCATTAGAGATTCAGGAGACTTGGAAGGCACGCCCGGCGTAGTTCTTATGGGACCCAGGGGACCGGTAATAATCGAAAAAGGCGTCATTGTTCCCCGCGCTCATATTCACATGGCCAAAAGCAAAGCTGATTTGCTGGAAATCTCTGATAGGGAAAAAGTCAGTGTGTTAATTAAAGGCACCAAAGTCGTCTGCTATCATGATGTACTGGTAAGAATCACCGAAACGGGCGAAACAGAATTTCATATCGATACAGATGAAGCCAACGCTGCTTTTGTGGACACCGGCGACCTGGCTATGATTAAGCACAAAGAAATCATTATAAAAGATAATTACGGTAACATCGTCGAATTAGGTGTGGACAATATCAAGTTCATTCGGGGCAAAAAACCGCATGATTATGCTACCCAAGAAGGCCTGCGCCTACTGCGCAACGTCTTTGAATACCCTTATGCCATGCAGCGGCTGATTGTGGAAAAGCTGCTCAATCCCAATAAGATCGCTCCCCATAAGTTTTATCTGTTAACTGCGCTGGCCGAAGACAAAGTAGTGGGGATTGCCACCTTCTATTACCTGGCTGATGCAAATCTCGGTTATGTTGAAAATATAGGCATTACCCCGGAATTCCGCAACAGGGGTATCGGTAGCTTCCTGTATCATAAAGTTACATCAATACTGGAAAAAGAACACCCCGATATAGAAGGTGTTTTACTGGAGGTAAGAAAAACCTGCGGTAAGGATATGGACAACAGGAAATCCTTCTTCCTCAATTTGGGCGCCATTCCTGTTGACACTAAATTCTATCCAGAAGAGAAATTTAAATTTGCCGAAGAAGTCCTTTTAATGTTTAAGCCTTTAATGGTTGATGCCAGCCTAAACACCAAAACACTGGAAAAAGCATTCCATGACCTGGCTGAAGTTTTAGGTTAG
- a CDS encoding DMT family transporter, giving the protein MTKKRFWPFAAITLVMIFWGLSFLSIKVSVAALGPMSLALSRFAIASLLLFTFLKIREPGTRLERKDTLLMAVSGIIGITVYFFFENNGVKLTAASTASIIIGTIPLLTILADFIFCGNRVTWSKGFGVAMSVIGVYLIVKESGDLSFASRHFIGNLMMFGAAFSWVFYSLLTRPLGQRYSRLAVTTYQTLFGTAAIVPFALFETNEWDALNWVVVGNVLFLGFFCSALGYYFYVYAMGELGVDISSLFINLIPVVTVVSSYFILGEKITSTQMIGGGIIVLAVYFADLSNWLKKDDRRKQTGQKTNPIENVKA; this is encoded by the coding sequence ATGACGAAAAAACGTTTTTGGCCTTTCGCGGCAATAACCTTGGTTATGATTTTCTGGGGGCTGTCCTTTTTAAGCATTAAGGTATCAGTTGCGGCCCTGGGTCCGATGAGCCTGGCCCTAAGCAGGTTTGCAATTGCTTCTTTGTTGTTGTTTACCTTTCTTAAAATCAGGGAACCCGGGACCAGATTGGAACGCAAGGATACTTTATTGATGGCAGTTTCCGGAATTATAGGTATCACCGTTTATTTCTTTTTTGAAAACAACGGAGTCAAGCTGACTGCCGCTTCTACTGCTTCGATTATAATCGGTACCATACCGCTGTTAACAATTCTGGCTGATTTTATTTTTTGCGGTAATCGGGTCACCTGGTCCAAAGGATTTGGCGTGGCCATGTCCGTTATCGGGGTATACCTGATAGTTAAAGAAAGTGGAGATTTAAGTTTTGCTTCCCGGCATTTTATCGGCAACCTGATGATGTTTGGCGCCGCTTTTTCCTGGGTATTTTATAGTTTGCTCACACGGCCGTTGGGCCAGCGTTATTCCCGTCTGGCTGTTACTACATACCAGACTTTATTCGGTACGGCTGCTATTGTGCCTTTTGCCTTGTTTGAAACTAATGAATGGGACGCCCTCAACTGGGTTGTGGTTGGCAACGTTCTTTTTCTAGGGTTTTTCTGCTCGGCACTGGGTTACTATTTTTACGTTTATGCCATGGGGGAACTGGGGGTAGATATTTCTTCCCTTTTTATTAACCTTATACCGGTTGTTACGGTAGTCAGTAGTTATTTTATTTTGGGAGAAAAAATAACCTCCACCCAGATGATTGGTGGAGGGATTATTGTTTTAGCCGTGTATTTTGCCGATTTGAGTAATTGGCTGAAAAAAGATGACCGGAGGAAACAAACAGGACAGAAAACTAATCCCATCGAAAACGTAAAAGCATAA
- the queA gene encoding tRNA preQ1(34) S-adenosylmethionine ribosyltransferase-isomerase QueA has product MKVADFDFELPEELIAQEPVEPRDHSRLLVVNRDNGNIEHKRFYNCIDYIEPGDVLVVNNTRVLPARLFGEKKGSGAKIEFVLLKRIDRDKWEVLVKPGKRVKPGTVIFFGGGLLEAFVLQTTESGGRLVEFRYEGIFEELLDRFGQMPLPPYIKKQLDDRERYQTVYARASGSAAAPTAGLHFTEELLKKMHEKGVVIAEVMLHVGLGTFRPVKVDNVEDHRMHAEYYEINEETANLINRQRDRGHKIIAVGTTSCRALETAADSSGNLKPGCGWTDIFIYPGYRFKAVDRLITNFHLPRSTLIMLVSAFAGKDLIMRAYQEAIAEKYRFFSFGDAMMIL; this is encoded by the coding sequence ATGAAAGTCGCTGATTTCGATTTTGAACTGCCGGAAGAGCTTATCGCCCAGGAACCGGTTGAGCCAAGAGACCACTCACGGTTGCTGGTTGTGAACAGGGATAACGGGAATATCGAACATAAAAGGTTTTATAATTGTATCGATTATATAGAGCCGGGAGACGTGCTGGTGGTCAATAATACCAGGGTTCTTCCGGCCCGGTTGTTTGGGGAGAAAAAAGGCAGCGGTGCGAAAATCGAATTTGTCCTGCTAAAAAGGATTGACCGGGACAAGTGGGAGGTGCTGGTCAAGCCGGGTAAGCGGGTCAAGCCCGGTACCGTAATCTTCTTCGGCGGTGGATTACTGGAAGCCTTTGTTCTGCAAACTACGGAATCAGGGGGACGGTTAGTGGAATTTAGATACGAAGGTATTTTTGAAGAACTGCTGGACAGGTTTGGTCAGATGCCGTTGCCGCCTTATATTAAAAAGCAGCTCGATGATCGGGAACGTTATCAGACGGTCTATGCCAGGGCAAGCGGTTCCGCTGCCGCCCCTACGGCCGGACTCCATTTTACTGAGGAACTGTTAAAAAAAATGCATGAAAAGGGCGTAGTTATTGCCGAAGTTATGCTGCACGTGGGTCTGGGTACCTTTCGGCCTGTGAAGGTAGATAACGTGGAAGACCACCGGATGCATGCCGAGTATTATGAAATAAATGAAGAAACAGCTAACCTGATTAACAGACAGCGGGACCGGGGTCATAAAATTATCGCTGTCGGGACGACCAGTTGCCGGGCGCTGGAAACTGCTGCGGATTCTTCGGGTAATTTAAAACCTGGCTGCGGCTGGACAGATATATTTATTTATCCGGGGTACCGGTTTAAAGCCGTCGACAGGTTAATCACCAATTTTCACCTGCCCAGGTCAACACTGATTATGCTGGTCAGCGCTTTTGCGGGCAAGGATTTGATTATGAGGGCATATCAGGAGGCCATAGCCGAAAAATACAGGTTTTTCAGTTTTGGCGATGCCATGATGATTTTATGA